One window of Camelus dromedarius isolate mCamDro1 chromosome 18, mCamDro1.pat, whole genome shotgun sequence genomic DNA carries:
- the SPATA2 gene encoding spermatogenesis-associated protein 2 codes for MGKPSSMDTKYKDDLFRKYVQFHEGKVDTTPSKQQPGSDESLRVAASTLLSLHKVDPLYRFRLIQFYEVVERSLSSLSSSSLRALHCAFSMLETVGVNLFLYPWKKEFRSIKTYTGPFVYYVKSTLQEEDIRAILNYMGYVPELGAAYKLRELVETLQVKMVSFELFLAKVECEQMLEIHSQVKDKGYSELDVVSERRSSAEDVRGCSDALRRRAEGREHLTASMARVVLQKSASERAAKDYYKPRVTKPSRSVDTYDSYWESRKPPLKASLSLRKEPVAADLGDDLKDEIIRPSPSLLTMSSSPHSSPDDLPPPSPNNGLGLLRGTYFSTQDDVDLYTDSEPRATYRRQDALRPDVWVVRNDAHPLYHKRSPPAKESALSKCQKCGLSCSSSLCQRCDSLLACSPASKPSAFPSKASAHDSLAHGSSLREKYTGQTQGLDRPLHLHSKSKPSSTVTSRCGFCNRPGATNTCTQCSKVSCDTCLSAYHYDPCCKKSELHKFMPNNQLNYKSTQFSHLVYR; via the exons ATGGGAAAGCCCAGTTCAATGGATACAAAATATAAGGATGACTTATTTCGGAAGTACGTGCAGTTCCATGAGGGCAAAGTGGACACCACCCCCAGCAAGCAGCAGCCTGGCAGTGATGAGTCCCTGCGGGTGGCAGCCTCGACCCTGCTCAGCCTGCACAAGGTGGATCCCCTTTATCGATTCCGGCTGATCCAGTTCTATGAGGTAGTGGAGCGCTCCCTGAGCTCGCTGAGCTCCTCCAGCCTGCGGGCCCTGCACTGCGCCTTCAGCATGCTCGAAACGGTGGGCGTCAACCTCTTCCTCTACCCGTGGAAGAAGGAATTCAGAAGCATCAAG ACCTACACAGGTCCCTTTGTTTATTACGTCAAGTCGACATTGCAGGAAGAGGACATTCGAGCCATCCTGAATTACATGGGCTATGTGCCTGAGCTAGGGGCTGCATACAAGCTCAGAGAGCTGGTGGAAACCCTCCAGGTGAAGATGGTCTCCTTTGAACTCTTTCTGGCCAAGGTAGAGTGTGAGCAGATGCTGGAAATCCACTCCCAAGTCAAGGACAAGGGCTACTCTGAGCTGGACGTGGTGAGCGAGCGCAGGAGCAGTGCAGAGGATGTGCGTGGCTGCTCGGACGCCCTGCGGCGGCGGGCCGAGGGCCGGGAGCACCTGACGGCCTCCATGGCCCGTGTGGTGCTCCAGAAGTCGGCCAGCGAACGGGCAGCCAAGGACTACTACAAGCCCCGAGTGACCAAGCCTTCTAGGTCTGTGGACACCTACGACAGCTACTGGGAGAGCCGGAAGCCGCCCCTGAAGGCCTCACTGAGCCTGCGGAAGGAGCCTGTGGCAGCAGACTTGGGGGATGACCTCAAGGACGAGATCATCCGACCATCTCCCTCGCTCCTGACCATGTCCAGCTCCCCGCACAGCAGCCCAGATGACCTGCCACCCCCCTCTCCCAACAATGGCCTTGGCTTGCTGCGTGGCACGTACTTCTCCACTCAGGATGATGTGGATCTGTACACAGACTCGGAACCGAGGGCCACGTACCGGAGGCAGGACGCCCTGCGGCCAGATGTCTGGGTGGTCAGAAACGACGCCCACCCCCTCTACCACAAGCGCTCGCCCCCCGCCAAAGAGTCCGCCCTCTCCAAGTGCCAAAAGTGCGGTCTGTCCTGCAGCTCCTCCCTCTGCCAGCGCTGCGACAGCCTGCTCGCCTGCTCCCCGGCCTCCAAGCCCAGCGCCTTCCCCAGCAAGGCCTCTGCCCATGATAGCCTGGCCCATGGATCATCTCTGCGGGAGAAGTACACAGGCCAGACTCAGGGCCTCGACCGGCCGCTGCACCTCCACTCGAAATCCAAGCCCTCCAGCACAGTCACCTCCCGCTGTGGCTTCTGTAATCGTCCAGGTGCCACCAACACCTGCACCCAGTGTTCGAAAGTCTCCTGCGACACCTGCCTCAGCGCCTACCATTATGACCCCTGCTGCAAAAAGAGTGAACTGCACAAGTTCATGCCCAACAACCAGCTGAACTACAAGTCCACCCAGTTCTCCCATCTCGTGTACAGATAG